One Castanea sativa cultivar Marrone di Chiusa Pesio chromosome 4, ASM4071231v1 DNA window includes the following coding sequences:
- the LOC142631482 gene encoding polyphenol oxidase, chloroplastic-like isoform X2: MASLSQPSHTITTRTHIPPSSLSPFFPKKTHLSKLPKRIHHLAPSVVSCKAQNDDQKGQQQQSPLEMFDRRDVLIGLGGLYGATNLYNDDPFAMAAPVSAPALTKCSKADLPAGAKPVNCCPPSSTKIIDFKRPPQNSPLRVRPAAHLADKEYIAKYSQAIKLMKALPANDPRNFTQQANVHCAYCDGAYDQVGFPDLEVQVHNSWLFYPFHRYYLYFYEKILGKLIDDPTFALPFWNWDSPSGMKMPAMFADPKSPLYDTYRNAKHQPPTLLDLDYSGTDESTRSQDQLSSNLTVMYRQMVSNGKNPKLFFGNAYRAGSDPDPGAGSIENIPHGPVHLWCGDTTQPNLEDMGNFYSAGRDPIFFSHHSNVDRMWTIWKTLGGKKRSDPKDKDWLNTTFLFYDENAQAVRVKVKDCLEPTNLNYVYQDVEIPWLKSKPTPRKSKTKKVAKLFQLGGGVGVAQAAETSSSSVKFPVVLDKVISTVVSRPKKKRSKDEKEEEEEVLVVEGIQFERDSAVKFDVYINDEDDSPSRPDKTEFAGSFVNVPHRHNHTKKMNTVLNLGITELLEDLDAEDDDSVVVTLVPRFGKGLATIGGIKIEFVS, translated from the exons ATGGCTTCTCTCTCACAACCATCCCATACTATCACCACCAGGACCCACATTCCCCCCTCCTCTCTATCTCCATTCTTTCCCAAAAAAACCCATCTTTCTAAACTTCCAAAACGCATCCATCACCTTGCTCCTAGCGTAGTCTCATGCAAAGCCCAAAACGATGATCAAAAgggacaacaacaacaatctcCCCTAGAAATGTTTGATAGGAGAGATGTACTCATTGGCCTAGGAGGCCTCTATGGTGCTACAAATCTTTACAATGATGACCCTTTTGCCATGGCAGCTCCTGTGTCTGCCCCAGCTCTAACAAAGTGTAGCAAAGCTGATTTACCAGCTGGAGCAAAACCAGTCAATTGTTGCCCACCATCATCCACCAAAATCATTGATTTTAAGCGACCTCCACAAAACTCACCCCTGCGTGTTAGACCCGCAGCTCATTTAGCTGACAAGGAATACATAGCCAAATACTCCCAAGCCATTAAGCTCATGAAAGCTTTACCAGCTAATGACCCAAGAAATTTCACACAACAAGCTAATGTTCATTGTGCTTATTGTGATGGTGCATATGACCAAGTTGGTTTCCCTGACCTTGAAGTCCAAGTTCACAACTCTTGGCTCTTTTATCCCTTCCATCGTTACTACTTATACTTCTATGAAAAAATCTTGGGAAAGTTGATTGATGACCCAACTTTTGCTTTGCCATTTTGGAACTGGGATTCACCTTCTGGCATGAAAATGCCAGCCATGTTTGCTGACCCCAAATCACCACTTTATGATACTTACCGCAATGCAAAGCATCAGCCACCGACCTTGCTCGACCTTGATTATAGTGGCACTGATGAATCAACAAGAAGTCAAGACCAATTGTCTAGCAACCTCACCGTCATGTATCGCCAAATGGTGTCAAATGGTAAGAATCCTAAGCTATTCTTTGGCAATGCTTACCGTGCTGGAAGTGATCCTGACCCGGGTGCTGGATCGATTGAGAACATTCCACATGGTCCTGTACACTTATGGTGCGGTGACACTACTCAGCCTAATCTTGAAGACATGGGCAACTTCTACTCAGCAG GTAGAGATCCAATATTTTTCTCTCACCACTCCAATGTGGATAGAATGTGGACTATATGGAAAACATTAGGAGGGAAGAAACGATCTGATCCAAAAGACAAAGATTGGCTAAACACTACCTTTTTGTTCTACGATGAAAATGCACAGGCAGTTCGTGTTAAGGTTAAGGATTGCCTTGAGCCTACGAACCTGAACTATGTTTATCAAGATGTGGAAATTCCATGGCTAAAGTCTAAACCAACACCACGTAAATCAAAAACCAAGAAAGTAGCCAAGTTGTTTCAACTAGGAGGAGGTGTAGGTGTAGCACAAGCTGCTGAAACATCATCCTCAAGTGTTAAGTTCCCAGTTGTTTTGGACAAGGTGATAAGCACTGTGGTGTCTAGGCCtaagaaaaagagaagcaaggatgagaaggaagaagaggaggaagtGTTAGTGGTTGAAGGGATTCAGTTTGAGAGAGATTCGGCTGTGAAGTTTGATGTGTATATTAATGACGAGGATGACTCGCCTAGCAGACCAGACAAGACCGAGTTTGCTGGGAGCTTTGTGAATGTGCCTCATAGGCATAACCATACGAAGAAAATGAACACTGTCTTGAATCTTGGGATCACTGAGTTGTTGGAGGATTTGGACGCTGAAGATGATGATAGTGTGGTGGTGACCTTGGTGCCAAGGTTTGGCAAAGGGCTAGCCACAATTGGTGGAATCAAGATtgagtttgtttcttga
- the LOC142631482 gene encoding polyphenol oxidase, chloroplastic-like isoform X1, protein MASLSQPSHTITTRTHIPPSSLSPFFPKKTHLSKLPKRIHHLAPSVVSCKAQNDDQKGQQQQSPLEMFDRRDVLIGLGGLYGATNLYNDDPFAMAAPVSAPALTKCSKADLPAGAKPVNCCPPSSTKIIDFKRPPQNSPLRVRPAAHLADKEYIAKYSQAIKLMKALPANDPRNFTQQANVHCAYCDGAYDQVGFPDLEVQVHNSWLFYPFHRYYLYFYEKILGKLIDDPTFALPFWNWDSPSGMKMPAMFADPKSPLYDTYRNAKHQPPTLLDLDYSGTDESTRSQDQLSSNLTVMYRQMVSNGKNPKLFFGNAYRAGSDPDPGAGSIENIPHGPVHLWCGDTTQPNLEDMGNFYSAAGRDPIFFSHHSNVDRMWTIWKTLGGKKRSDPKDKDWLNTTFLFYDENAQAVRVKVKDCLEPTNLNYVYQDVEIPWLKSKPTPRKSKTKKVAKLFQLGGGVGVAQAAETSSSSVKFPVVLDKVISTVVSRPKKKRSKDEKEEEEEVLVVEGIQFERDSAVKFDVYINDEDDSPSRPDKTEFAGSFVNVPHRHNHTKKMNTVLNLGITELLEDLDAEDDDSVVVTLVPRFGKGLATIGGIKIEFVS, encoded by the exons ATGGCTTCTCTCTCACAACCATCCCATACTATCACCACCAGGACCCACATTCCCCCCTCCTCTCTATCTCCATTCTTTCCCAAAAAAACCCATCTTTCTAAACTTCCAAAACGCATCCATCACCTTGCTCCTAGCGTAGTCTCATGCAAAGCCCAAAACGATGATCAAAAgggacaacaacaacaatctcCCCTAGAAATGTTTGATAGGAGAGATGTACTCATTGGCCTAGGAGGCCTCTATGGTGCTACAAATCTTTACAATGATGACCCTTTTGCCATGGCAGCTCCTGTGTCTGCCCCAGCTCTAACAAAGTGTAGCAAAGCTGATTTACCAGCTGGAGCAAAACCAGTCAATTGTTGCCCACCATCATCCACCAAAATCATTGATTTTAAGCGACCTCCACAAAACTCACCCCTGCGTGTTAGACCCGCAGCTCATTTAGCTGACAAGGAATACATAGCCAAATACTCCCAAGCCATTAAGCTCATGAAAGCTTTACCAGCTAATGACCCAAGAAATTTCACACAACAAGCTAATGTTCATTGTGCTTATTGTGATGGTGCATATGACCAAGTTGGTTTCCCTGACCTTGAAGTCCAAGTTCACAACTCTTGGCTCTTTTATCCCTTCCATCGTTACTACTTATACTTCTATGAAAAAATCTTGGGAAAGTTGATTGATGACCCAACTTTTGCTTTGCCATTTTGGAACTGGGATTCACCTTCTGGCATGAAAATGCCAGCCATGTTTGCTGACCCCAAATCACCACTTTATGATACTTACCGCAATGCAAAGCATCAGCCACCGACCTTGCTCGACCTTGATTATAGTGGCACTGATGAATCAACAAGAAGTCAAGACCAATTGTCTAGCAACCTCACCGTCATGTATCGCCAAATGGTGTCAAATGGTAAGAATCCTAAGCTATTCTTTGGCAATGCTTACCGTGCTGGAAGTGATCCTGACCCGGGTGCTGGATCGATTGAGAACATTCCACATGGTCCTGTACACTTATGGTGCGGTGACACTACTCAGCCTAATCTTGAAGACATGGGCAACTTCTACTCAGCAG CAGGTAGAGATCCAATATTTTTCTCTCACCACTCCAATGTGGATAGAATGTGGACTATATGGAAAACATTAGGAGGGAAGAAACGATCTGATCCAAAAGACAAAGATTGGCTAAACACTACCTTTTTGTTCTACGATGAAAATGCACAGGCAGTTCGTGTTAAGGTTAAGGATTGCCTTGAGCCTACGAACCTGAACTATGTTTATCAAGATGTGGAAATTCCATGGCTAAAGTCTAAACCAACACCACGTAAATCAAAAACCAAGAAAGTAGCCAAGTTGTTTCAACTAGGAGGAGGTGTAGGTGTAGCACAAGCTGCTGAAACATCATCCTCAAGTGTTAAGTTCCCAGTTGTTTTGGACAAGGTGATAAGCACTGTGGTGTCTAGGCCtaagaaaaagagaagcaaggatgagaaggaagaagaggaggaagtGTTAGTGGTTGAAGGGATTCAGTTTGAGAGAGATTCGGCTGTGAAGTTTGATGTGTATATTAATGACGAGGATGACTCGCCTAGCAGACCAGACAAGACCGAGTTTGCTGGGAGCTTTGTGAATGTGCCTCATAGGCATAACCATACGAAGAAAATGAACACTGTCTTGAATCTTGGGATCACTGAGTTGTTGGAGGATTTGGACGCTGAAGATGATGATAGTGTGGTGGTGACCTTGGTGCCAAGGTTTGGCAAAGGGCTAGCCACAATTGGTGGAATCAAGATtgagtttgtttcttga